Proteins encoded in a region of the Sugiyamaella lignohabitans strain CBS 10342 chromosome B, complete sequence genome:
- the VPS41 gene encoding Vps41p (Vacuolar membrane protein that is a subunit of the HOPS complex; essential for membrane docking and fusion at the Golgi-to-endosome and endosome-to-vacuole stages of protein transport; the homotypic vacuole fusion and vacuole protein sorting complex is also known as the HOPS complex; GO_component: GO:0030897 - HOPS complex [Evidence IPI] [PMID 10944212]; GO_component: GO:0005768 - endosome [Evidence IDA] [PMID 14562095]; GO_component: GO:0000329 - fungal-type vacuole membrane [Evidence IDA] [PMID 9111041]; GO_component: GO:0005773 - vacuole [Evidence IEA,IEA]; GO_function: GO:0017112 - Rab guanyl-nucleotide exchange factor activity [Evidence IPI] [PMID 11062257]; GO_function: GO:0035091 - phosphatidylinositol binding [Evidence IDA] [PMID 16601699]; GO_process: GO:0006886 - intracellular protein transport [Evidence IEA]; GO_process: GO:0034727 - piecemeal microautophagy of nucleus [Evidence IMP] [PMID 18701704]; GO_process: GO:0015031 - protein transport [Evidence IEA]; GO_process: GO:0015031 - protein transport [Evidence IMP] [PMID 9184222]; GO_process: GO:0035542 - regulation of SNARE complex assembly [Evidence IDA] [PMID 18385512]; GO_process: GO:0032889 - regulation of vacuole fusion, non-autophagic [Evidence IDA] [PMID 18385512]; GO_process: GO:0006810 - transport [Evidence IEA]; GO_process: GO:0006624 - vacuolar protein processing [Evidence IMP] [PMID 9159129]; GO_process: GO:0042144 - vacuole fusion, non-autophagic [Evidence IDA,IMP] [PMID 10944212]; GO_process: GO:0007033 - vacuole organization [Evidence IMP] [PMID 9111041]; GO_process: GO:0016192 - vesicle-mediated transport [Evidence IEA]; GO_process: GO:0016192 - vesicle-mediated transport [Evidence IMP] [PMID 12730205]) — protein MTMSEGIEDFAHNGDDLAQQGNREIPDLIAPEGGFSEETTHGDAPQTGHKEDLNEEGGANGNEQNNHDEEDNADDDDESSGNGESEDEDENESSASEGDSESDEDEEEPKLKYSRLSDLKPPVFSNNTVSTFLASETVIVFATHSGIIHMFNPDMSSIRSFRAHRASILSLSTDGTYLASGSLDGTVVIVSIMNQKDTSYADFKRPIHAVALDPNYKSTRAYVSAGTAGSVIHSEKNWFGSRSDTVLYTSEDPIISLNWVNNLIIWMNEDGIILYSTHRKSILRRIDRPANAPRADLYKPRICFPDSNRIFIAWVDHIWNIKITTGSEAKPKPTIGAPSFLSSSASVLSPHADEIIEVENVHKLPWLLSGILPFKDAVMILVYAKADGQEASVSSRKRPTPDPPELKLIDWLTGEETYADVLSMRGYERLGLDDYHLGHFHGNRSMPDKYFIVSGTDAIVAEERTMLDRLNWLDEKHMYKKSWEMSASLVDPISRIAIGIKHVESLIDKEKWGEAAAFLKIILSQPSIDKSVLREEWDRWGWIFVNSNHISELAQVLPIDDELEIKEDLYDSIINYCLDNDRKTLVSLIYNWPPSLYDYNLLKNQLEDLINESETSSSINQMRMALADLYTRTNDPLSALQHLLALHHATVIDHISKYHLLPQIHAMIPQVFIYNLTDEELENAPLEVIRDKTKHTINLFVEGRHQLEPKVIIRALSGNNKLDVMLFLYLEELTIKDSFISREFANLQIKLYAEFDRRKLMGFLNRNSHYNLTEALKVCDQNNYTPELVYLLGKVGQHQRALRLIIEKIGDPEQALEFAKSQNDQDLWNDLIHHSLKHPLFIKVLLEKGNGSIDPVQLIRDIPPGTSIPGLKEALLNLFRDKEMLQSLNMGALDIIKDEGKSYSQHLRSIRLKGDSVDFNTEHPDLDLSVPYVLTPSGEIKSEEELIGRKIPYIGDSDQESDRPRWSVAYKVRRLKHILDYLHF, from the coding sequence ATGACAATGAGCGAAGGAATTGAGGATTTTGCTCATAATGGAGACGATTTGGCTCAACAGGGAAATAGAGAAATCCCCGACTTAATCGCTCCGGAAGGAGGATTCTCGGAAGAAACGACGCATGGTGACGCGCCCCAAACTGGGCACAAGGAAGATCTAAATGAAGAGGGTGGAGCCAATGGTAATGAACAGAATAATcatgatgaagaagataacgcagacgatgacgatgaatCTAGTGGAAATGGAGAATccgaagatgaggatgagaATGAAAGCTCAGCATCGGAAGGAGACTCTGaatcagatgaagatgaggaagaaccCAAGCTAAAGTACTCACGGCTATCGGATTTGAAGCCACCTGTGTTCTCAAATAATACGGTATCTACATTTTTGGCGAGCGAAACGGTTATAGTCTTTGCCACACATTCAGGGATAATTCACATGTTTAATCCTGATATGAGCTCTATCAGATCGTTTCGTGCACACCGAGCGTCTATATTGTCTTTATCTACTGATGGCACATATCTAGCATCCGGGTCTCTTGATGGTACAGTTGTTATAGTATCTATTATGAATCAAAAAGATACATCCTATGCTGACTTCAAACGTCCAATTCACGCGGTCGCTTTGGATCCAAATTATAAGTCCACTCGAGCATATGTTTCGGCAGGAACGGCAGGAAGTGTTATTCATAGCGAAAAGAACTGGTTTGGAAGCAGATCAGATACTGTTCTATATACCTCGGAAGATCCAATAATATCCTTGAACTGGGTGAATAATCTAATTATATGGATGAATGAGGATGgaattatattatattctACACACAGAAAGTCTATCTTAAGGCGTATAGACCGCCCTGCCAATGCCCCCCGTGCTGACCTATACAAACCACGAATCTGCTTTCCAGACTCGAATAGAATCTTCATAGCATGGGTGGATCATATATggaatatcaaaataacCACGGGTAGCGAAGCAAAGCCAAAGCCCACTATAGGAGCACCATCGTTTCTTTCATCTAGTGCGTCGGTTTTGTCACCCCATGCTGACGAAATTATAGAGGTTGAAAATGTACACAAACTACCTTGGCTCCTAAGCGGTATATTACCATTTAAAGACGCAGTAATGATATTGGTGTACGCTAAAGCAGATGGTCAAGAGGCGTCCGTTTCCTCTCGGAAGCGACCAACTCCCGATCCACCTGAGTTAAAACTCATAGACTGGTTGACAGGAGAAGAAACTTATGCAGATGTTCTATCTATGCGAGGGTATGAGCGACTAGGCTTAGATGATTATCACCTGGGTCATTTTCATGGAAATAGATCCATGCCtgataaatattttattgtcAGTGGTACAGACGCAATAGTTGCTGAAGAGCGGACGATGCTGGATAGATTGAACTGGCTTGACGAAAAGCATATGTACAAGAAAAGTTGGGAGATGAGCGCCAGCTTAGTGGATCCGATAAGTCGAATTGCTATAGGAATCAAACATGTTGAATCATTAATCGACAAAGAAAAATGGGGCGAAGCAGCTGCATTTCTTAAAATAATTCTGTCACAGCCGTCAATTGACAAGTCAGTACTGAGGGAAGAGTGGGATAGATGGGGATGGATATTTGTGAACTCCAATCATATTAGCGAATTAGCTCAGGTTTTGCCTATTGACGATGAACTAGAGATCAAAGAGGACTTGTACGATAGCATCATTAACTATTGTCTGGACAATGACAGAAAAACTCTTGTCAGTTTGATTTATAACTGGCCCCCTTCACTTTACGATTACAATTTGCTAAAGAATCAACTAGAGGATCTTATTAACGAATCTGAGACCTCAAGCTCGATAAACCAAATGCGAATGGCCTTAGCCGACCTTTACACAAGGACAAATGACCCATTGTCAGCCCTTCAGCACTTGCTAGCTCTACATCATGCCACGGTGATAGACCATATCTCAAAATATCATTTGCTACCACAGATCCACGCAATGATTCCCCAAGTCTTCATATATAACCTCACGGATGAGGAGTTAGAGAATGCTCCGTTAGAAGTAATCCGCGACAAGACGAAACATACGATTAATCTGTTTGTGGAAGGAAGACATCAGCTTGAACCCAAGGTTATTATTCGTGCGTTGTCGGGTAATAATAAGCTGGATGTCATgctatttttatatttggaaGAACTCACTATAAAGGACTCGTTTATTTCTAGAGAATTTGCCAACCTGCAAATTAAACTGTATGCTGAGTTTGATCGCAGGAAGCTGATGGGGTTTCTTAATCGCAACAGTCACTATAACCTGACAGAGGCGCTCAAAGTTTGCGATCAAAACAATTATACACCAGAACTGGTTTATCTGCTGGGAAAAGTGGGTCAACATCAAAGAGCATTAAGACTGATTATAGAAAAAATAGGAGATCCAGAGCAGGCACTCGAATTTGCCAAATCACAGAATGACCAGGATCTTTGGAATGATCTGATCCACCACAGTTTGAAGCATCCTTTATTCATTAAAGTTCTGCTTGAGAAGGGAAATGGATCTATAGATCCTGTTCAGCTTATTCGTGACATACCACCAGGGACTAGCATACCTGGTTTGAAGGAGGCTCTACTTAACCTTTTTAGGGATAAAGAGATGTTACAATCCTTAAATATGGGGGCTCTGGATATCATCAAGGATGAAGGAAAGAGCTACTCGCAGCATCTGAGGTCGATACGATTAAAAGGGGACTCTGTTGACTTTAACACAGAACATCCAGACCTTGATTTATCTGTACCATATGTGCTAACGCCAAGTGGAGAAATCAAAAGTGAGGAGGAATTGATAGGTCGTAAGATCCCATACATAGGCGATAGTGATCAAGAAAGTGACCGTCCCAGGTGGTCTGTTGCATACAAAGTGCGTCGGTTAAAGCATATATTGGACTATCTGCACTTTTAG
- the GAP1 gene encoding amino acid permease GAP1 (General amino acid permease; Gap1p senses the presence of amino acid substrates to regulate localization to the plasma membrane when needed; essential for invasive growth; GO_component: GO:0030134 - ER to Golgi transport vesicle [Evidence IDA] [PMID 12499351]; GO_component: GO:0005768 - endosome [Evidence IDA] [PMID 15039776]; GO_component: GO:0000328 - fungal-type vacuole lumen [Evidence IDA] [PMID 15039776]; GO_component: GO:0016021 - integral component of membrane [Evidence IEA,IEA]; GO_component: GO:0016021 - integral component of membrane [Evidence ISM] [PMID 12192589]; GO_component: GO:0005887 - integral component of plasma membrane [Evidence IDA] [PMID 9199164]; GO_component: GO:0016020 - membrane [Evidence IEA,IEA,IEA]; GO_component: GO:0005771 - multivesicular body [Evidence IMP] [PMID 14523026]; GO_component: GO:0005886 - plasma membrane [Evidence IDA] [PMID 15623581]; GO_component: GO:0005886 - plasma membrane [Evidence IDA] [PMID 15707981]; GO_function: GO:0015193 - L-proline transmembrane transporter activity [Evidence IGI] [PMID 14968425]; GO_function: GO:0015171 - amino acid transmembrane transporter activity [Evidence IEA]; GO_function: GO:0015171 - amino acid transmembrane transporter activity [Evidence IMP] [PMID 6759873]; GO_function: GO:0015203 - polyamine transmembrane transporter activity [Evidence IMP] [PMID 15707981]; GO_process: GO:0003333 - amino acid transmembrane transport [Evidence IEA]; GO_process: GO:0006865 - amino acid transport [Evidence IEA,IEA]; GO_process: GO:0006865 - amino acid transport [Evidence IMP] [PMID 6759873]; GO_process: GO:0015846 - polyamine transport [Evidence IMP] [PMID 15707981]; GO_process: GO:0055085 - transmembrane transport [Evidence IEA]; GO_process: GO:0006810 - transport [Evidence IEA,IEA]) — protein MIAVLSVGNSAVFGCSRTLAALAAQGLAPKFLAYIDRKGRPLGGIALSAIVGLLCFTVVSKHETEVFSWLMALTGLSSIFTWGSICLCHIRFRRAMKLQGRTLDEIPFKSSCGVIGSWYGFTINVLVLIAQFYTALFPIGGEPNPSDFFQAYLAAPVCLVFYIAYKAIKRPAFVHCRDADLDSGRREIDMDLLRQEVHEEETALASRGFFYRVYKFWC, from the coding sequence ATGATCGCAGTCTTATCAGTTGGTAACTCTGCTGTCTTTGGCTGCAGTCGTACTCTGGCTGCCTTGGCTGCTCAAGGACTCGCACCCAAATTTTTGGCCTACATTGATCGCAAGGGTAGACCCCTTGGTGGCATTGCATTGAGCGCTATTGTCGGATTGCTGTGTTTCACTGTTGTAAGCAAGCACGAGACCGAAGTTTTCAGTTGGTTGATGGCATTGACCGGTTTGTCGTCCATCTTCACCTGGGGATCTATCTGCCTTTGTCACATTCGTTTCCGCAGAGCTATGAAATTACAGGGTCGAACTCTGGATGAAATCCCCTTCAAGTCGTCTTGTGGTGTTATTGGCTCTTGGTACGGATTCACTATTAACGTATTGGTATTGATTGCCCAGTTTTATACCGCTTTGTTCCCCATTGGTGGTGAGCCAAATCCCTCTGACTTCTTCCAAGCATATTTGGCTGCCCCAGTGTGCCTTGTATTCTACATTGCATATAAGGCCATTAAGAGACCCGCTTTCGTCCACTGCAGAGATGCTGATCTTGATAGTGGAAGGAGGGAAATTGACATGGATCTTCTTAGACAAGAAGTCcacgaagaagaaaccgCCCTTGCTTCAAGAGGATTCTTTTATAGAGTTTATAAGTTCTGGTGTTAA
- the GAP1 gene encoding amino acid permease GAP1 (General amino acid permease; Gap1p senses the presence of amino acid substrates to regulate localization to the plasma membrane when needed; essential for invasive growth; GO_component: GO:0030134 - ER to Golgi transport vesicle [Evidence IDA] [PMID 12499351]; GO_component: GO:0005768 - endosome [Evidence IDA] [PMID 15039776]; GO_component: GO:0000328 - fungal-type vacuole lumen [Evidence IDA] [PMID 15039776]; GO_component: GO:0016021 - integral component of membrane [Evidence IEA,IEA]; GO_component: GO:0016021 - integral component of membrane [Evidence ISM] [PMID 12192589]; GO_component: GO:0005887 - integral component of plasma membrane [Evidence IDA] [PMID 9199164]; GO_component: GO:0016020 - membrane [Evidence IEA,IEA,IEA]; GO_component: GO:0005771 - multivesicular body [Evidence IMP] [PMID 14523026]; GO_component: GO:0005886 - plasma membrane [Evidence IDA] [PMID 15623581]; GO_component: GO:0005886 - plasma membrane [Evidence IDA] [PMID 15707981]; GO_function: GO:0015193 - L-proline transmembrane transporter activity [Evidence IGI] [PMID 14968425]; GO_function: GO:0015171 - amino acid transmembrane transporter activity [Evidence IEA]; GO_function: GO:0015171 - amino acid transmembrane transporter activity [Evidence IMP] [PMID 6759873]; GO_function: GO:0015203 - polyamine transmembrane transporter activity [Evidence IMP] [PMID 15707981]; GO_process: GO:0003333 - amino acid transmembrane transport [Evidence IEA]; GO_process: GO:0006865 - amino acid transport [Evidence IEA,IEA]; GO_process: GO:0006865 - amino acid transport [Evidence IMP] [PMID 6759873]; GO_process: GO:0015846 - polyamine transport [Evidence IMP] [PMID 15707981]; GO_process: GO:0055085 - transmembrane transport [Evidence IEA]; GO_process: GO:0006810 - transport [Evidence IEA,IEA]) produces MSGEDDLKNHFSNEDFGKHVSGAGSVERVELSRWQRIKDSFKEADLSGIDTTNMTDVEKAAIATANSPLQRSLKGRHLQMIAIGGSIGTGLFVGSGKVLAVGGPA; encoded by the coding sequence ATGTCTGGTGAAGACGATTTAAAAAACCACTTCTCAAATGAGGACTTTGGTAAGCATGTCTCTGGAGCTGGCTCGGTAGAAAGAGTTGAGCTATCACGATGGCAGCGAATCAAGGACTCGTTTAAGGAGGCAGATTTGTCAGGAATCGATACTACTAATATGACCGACGTTGAGAAGGCTGCCATTGCTACTGCCAATTCTCCTTTACAACGTAGCTTAAAGGGCCGTCACCTGCAAATGATTGCTATCGGTGGTTCCATTGGTACTGGTCTGTTTGTTGGTAGTGGTAAAGTTTTAGCAGTCGGAGGACCAGCGTaa
- the JHD1 gene encoding Jhd1p (JmjC domain family histone demethylase specific for H3-K36; similar to proteins found in human, mouse, drosophila, X. laevis, C. elegans, and S. pombe; GO_component: GO:0005575 - cellular_component [Evidence ND]; GO_component: GO:0005634 - nucleus [Evidence IEA,IEA]; GO_function: GO:0051213 - dioxygenase activity [Evidence IEA]; GO_function: GO:0051864 - histone demethylase activity (H3-K36 specific) [Evidence IEA]; GO_function: GO:0051864 - histone demethylase activity (H3-K36 specific) [Evidence IDA] [PMID 16362057]; GO_function: GO:0051864 - histone demethylase activity (H3-K36 specific) [Evidence IMP] [PMID 17369256]; GO_function: GO:0046872 - metal ion binding [Evidence IEA]; GO_function: GO:0035064 - methylated histone binding [Evidence IDA] [PMID 17142463]; GO_function: GO:0016491 - oxidoreductase activity [Evidence IEA]; GO_function: GO:0008270 - zinc ion binding [Evidence IEA]; GO_process: GO:0016568 - chromatin modification [Evidence IEA]; GO_process: GO:0070544 - histone H3-K36 demethylation [Evidence IEA]; GO_process: GO:0016577 - histone demethylation [Evidence IDA] [PMID 16362057]; GO_process: GO:0016577 - histone demethylation [Evidence IMP] [PMID 17369256]; GO_process: GO:0055114 - oxidation-reduction process [Evidence IEA]; GO_process: GO:0006355 - regulation of transcription, DNA-templated [Evidence IEA]; GO_process: GO:0006351 - transcription, DNA-templated [Evidence IEA]) yields the protein MTSNSDCKLCEIKKPLDKTQWIRCEKCKEWYHYDCVGKTASEIADISVFICDDCSPEFGFSILKRVSSRKKAPIDYQALDNGDTIGFLKLHPYCFYFKGSRANFNSNHIKEYTGPGLSKLWGDLRPEDIPEPAIIRRKEYDSLDMSVPSELTVAEVTELLGEDTPLEVMDVATQGNSTGWTLGKWRDYYYLEESERDRIRNVISLEFSYTPLAEKVKRPAIVREYDLVQQVWPSDPSAESDYPKVSLYCLMSVANSFTDFHVDFGGSSVFYHVCQGAKTFLFVPPTPQNLQKYEKWCLSSDQNSTFFGGLVKECYEVRLKKGDSLLIPSGWIHAVYTPEDSLVIGGNFLSKDSIPMELKLAEIERTTRVPRKFRFPYFNRVLWYIVIYYSKPENNKTLKIRLQIGLQYLASYIWKTTNSPDTKEYKALIQALPVEYKKNYKTLAESFLNDLATNVISSKRKQDLPVDSADSKKIKTETSSPTGISNSCENTFKEDV from the coding sequence ATGACATCTAACAGCGATTGCAAGCTGtgtgaaataaaaaaaccaTTGGATAAGACCCAATGGATTAGATGTGAAAAATGTAAGGAATGGTACCATTACGACTGTGTAGGTAAAACGGCCAGTgaaattgctgatattagTGTTTTCATTTGCGACGACTGTAGTCCTGAATTTGGCTTTTCCATCTTAAAAAGAGTGTCATCCAGGAAAAAAGCGCCGATTGATTACCAGGCATTAGACAATGGTGATACCATTGGATTTCTAAAGTTACATCCCTATTGTTTCTATTTCAAAGGTTCACGTGCGAATTTTAACAGCAATCATATCAAAGAGTACACAGGGCCTGGCTTATCGAAACTGTGGGGTGATTTGAGACCGGAAGATATTCCTGAGCCCGCCATTATTCGCAGAAAAGAATATGACTCCCTTGATATGTCAGTTCCATCAGAATTGACGGTAGCTGAAGTTACGGAACTGTTGGGTGAGGACACTCCACTGGAAGTTATGGATGTTGCAACACAAGGAAACAGCACAGGCTGGACTTTAGGTAAATGGAgagattattattatttagagGAAAGCGAACGAGACAGAATACGAAACGTCATTAGCCTAGAGTTTTCGTACACTCCGCTAGCAGAAAAGGTTAAACGGCCTGCAATTGTTAGAGAGTATGATTTGGTGCAACAAGTGTGGCCATCAGATCCCTCCGCAGAATCCGATTATCCAAAAGTGTCATTATATTGCCTGATGTCTGTTGCGAATTCCTTCACCGATTTTCATGTTGATTTTGGAGGTTCATCAGTTTTTTATCATGTGTGCCAAGGAGCGAAGACTTTCTTATTCGTACCTCCCACTCCACAAAATCTACAGAAGTACGAGAAATGGTGTTTATCATCAGACCAAAATTCGACTTTTTTCGGGGGCCTTGTTAAGGAATGCTATGAGGTTCGACTGAAAAAAGGCGACTCATTGTTAATCCCCTCAGGGTGGATACATGCCGTCTATACGCCTGAAGACTCTCTGGTTATTGGGGGAAACTTTCTTAGTAAGGATAGCATACCAATGGAGCTCAAGCTAGCCGAAATAGAACGAACAACTCGCGTGCCACGAAAATTTCGGTTTCCCTATTTTAACAGGGTGCTTTGGTACATTGTAATATACTATTCGAAGCCTGAGAACAATAAGACCCTCAAAATTCGCCTACAGATTGGTTTACAGTATTTGGCATCTTATATATGGAAAACCACCAATAGCCCAGATACAAAAGAATACAAGGCATTAATACAAGCATTGCCAGTTGAATACAAGAAGAACTATAAAACACTTGCAGAGTCGTTTTTAAATGATCTGGCGACAAATGTTATAAGCAGCAAACGGAAACAGGACTTGCCTGTTGATTCTGCCGATTCAAAAAAGATCAAAACGGAGACATCTTCTCCCACAGGTATTAGCAACAGCTGCGAAAACACTTTTAAAGAGGATGTCTAG